Within the Microbacterium terricola genome, the region GGTTCTGGAATCGAGGAGGGGCCGCTACTGACCCACGGCGCGCTGCGCCAGCAGGGCCCTCACGTGCGCCTCGATCTCGTCGTCCGAGGCGGTGCGCGCGAGGCGCGCGGTCTGGATGGATGCGGGGCGCAGCGCCTCTGCGCGCTCGCGCATCGCCTCGTGCACGCCCGCCTGCTCGAGCGCCGCGCGCGCGGCCTCGGCGTCGAGCACCCGGGCCGCACGAGACCCGGCGGAGGCCGTCAGCGGGCGCGGGAGCTCGCGCGGCTGCCAGCCCGCACGGGCGGGTGCGAGTTCGAGATCCTGCACGGCCAGATCGCGGCGGACGACCGCATCCGGCAGCACTTCGCGGACGGCCGCGCGGGCCGTGACCCTGGCCATCCGGCGCAGCATCACTGCGCAGCCGGCCGCCACGGCGACAGACGTCCACAGCAGGGCCTGGGCACCGGTCTGCACGACCAGCCACCCGCCCAGCAGGGCCAGGGCGAGGGCCGCGAGGGTCGTGGTGGTGAGGGCCAGGCGGGTGCGCCGGCGTGCGCGGGCACGGCGTGCCTCGGGAAGCTCGCGGGCGGCGATCTTCTCGAGGCGCGCGTGGTCGAGGTCGATCCTGGCGTGCTCGAGAGCAGCGTGCTCGCGTTCGGCGAGCGCACGGCGGGCGAGCTTCTGCTGGGCGAGCGCGGTGCGCGCGTTGAGCTCGAGTCGCACCTCCTGGGGCGTCTCGCTCGTCTCGGCCAGCACGCGCAGCGCCTGGTTGAGACGGACGGCGTTGCGCTCAGCCGCGTCGTACTGCCGGCGGCTGTGCCAGCTCGGCAGGAGATAGACGAGCCAGAGCACGACGGCGACTAGTACGACCACGCCGCCACCGAGCACCTGCCCACCCATGCCGCCAACGGTATGCGACAAGCGGTCTCCAGCCCGCGCATGCGGTGCGCGTGTCGCGCTGTCCTTTCAGGTGCGGAGGCGATCCGCGGGAGGGATGGCGGCAGCATCCTGCGGTGCACGGCCTTGCAGCCACCGCTGCAGCACGCCGCCAGGCACCTCTTCGCGGACGAGCGCGAAGGCGTAGTGGTCGCGCCAATCGCCGTCGATGTGGATGAACCGGCGACGCATGCCCTCGTACCGGAAGCCGAGCTTCTCGACCACCCGCAGGCTCGCGAGGTTCTCCGGCCGGATGCAGATCTCCATCCGGTGCAGGTTCAGCTCGCGGAAGCAGACGTCCGTGGCCAGCGCGACCCCGGTCGGGGTGATCCCGCGGCCGGCGAACCGCTCGCTCACCCAGTAGCCGATCGTCGCCGACGACAGCGACCCGCGCGCGATGCCCCAGACGTTCAGCGTGCCGGCCAGCTCGCCGTCCCACTCCATCACGAAGGGCACGCCCTGGCCGTCGCGGTACTGCTGCAGCAGCCGGCGCACGCTCGCGCGCATGTCCATCGAGACCACGCCGTCGGGGCTCGTCGCCTCCCACCGCCGCAGCCAGGCGCGGTTGGTCATCAGCTCGTTCTGCAGCGTGCGCGCGTCGCGCTGGCGCACGAGCCGGATCGACACCTTGCCGTGCTGGCGCGGGCCAGAAAGATCCACCGCGCTCCCCCTCGTGACGGCAGCGTCAGAGACCCGCTGCGAACTCCTTGAACCACGGGCGCAGGTCGGGACCGAGATCATCGCGGTCGGCGGCCAGCTGCACGATGGCCTTGATGTAGTCGACCCTATCGCCGGTGTCGTAGCGGCGGCCGCGGAAGATGACGCCGCGCACGCCAGGACCGTCCGGGTCGGCCGCGAGCTCCTGCAGCGCGTCGGTCAGCTGGATCTCGCCGCCCTTGCCCGGCTCGGTGCGCTCGAGGATCTCGAACACCGACGGGGCGAGCACGTAGCGGCCGATCACCGCGAGGTTCGACGGCGCGTCCTCCGCCTTCGGCTTCTCGACGAGTCCGGTGACCGTGACCACGTCAGCGTCGTCGCCGTCTCGCTCCACCGCGGCCGCGCCGTACATGTGGATGTGGTCCGGCGAGACCTCCATCAGCGCGACGATCGCGGCACCGGTGCGCTCGTGCTCGGCGAGCATCAGCGTGAGCAGCTCGTCGCGCTCGTCGATCAGGTCGTCACCGAGCAGCACGGCGAACGGGTGGTCGCCGACGTGCGCCTTGGCGCGCAGCACGGCGTGCCCGAGGCCCTTCGGCTCGCCCTGGCGGACGAAGTGGATGTCGGCGAGGTCGCTCGAGGCCATCACCCGGCGGAGGCGATCGTCGTCGCCCTTGTCCTTGAGCTTCACCTCGAGCTCCGGCACCGCGTCGAAGTGGTTCGAGATCGCGTTCTTGTTGCGGCCGATGATGACGAGGATGTCGTCGATCCCGGCCTGCACCGCCTCCTCCACGACGTACTGGATCGCGGGCTTGTCGACGACGGGCAGCATCTCCTTCGGCATCGCCTTCGTTGCGGGCAGGAAGCGAGTACCCAGCCCGGCGGCGGGGATGACGGCTTTGAACGACTTGGCGGGAGGCATGAGGCACACTCTATCCGGGCGCCTAGAATCGACGCATGTCCGACGCCATCGCCGATGCCAAGCGCGCGCTGCGCGCGGATCTCCGCGAGCGCCGCCAGAACCTCTCCTCCTCGGCACGGGATGCTGCGGCCGCCGGCATCCGCAGCCAGCTCGATGCGCTGGTCGAGCGCGTCGGTGCGCGGTCGATCTCTTGCTTCCTGTCCACGCCGACCGAGCCCGGCACGCGCGAGTTCGTCAATGCGGCGGTGGCCCGCGGCATCCGCGTCCTCCTTCCGGTGACGCGCGCCGACGGCCTGCTGGACTGGGCCGTCGCCGGCGACGGGGACGACATCGTCGAGGGGATGTTCGGCCTGCCCGAGCCGGTCGGCGAGCTGCTCAGCCCGATGGCCGTGAACGACGTCGACCTCCTCGTCATCCCCGCAGCCGCCGTCGACCGCACCGGCATGCGGCTCGGCTGGGGGCGCGGCTACTTCGACAAGACGATCGGGTCGATGGAGAACTGCCCGCCCGTGTACGCCGTCATCTTCGACTCGGAGCTCGTCGACGACGTCCCCCGCGACCTCCACGATCAGCCGGTCACCGGCGTCGTGACACCCACTCAGACCCTTGAACTGGCGCCGACGCGGCGCTGACCTCCCCCGGAGCACACCATGCCTACCTACGCCTATGCCTGCCGCGCGTGCGGCCACCGTTTCGACGCCGTGCAGTCCTTCGCCGACCCGACGCTCACCGAGTGCCCCGAATGCGGCGGCGAGCTGCGCAAGGAGTACGGCTCGATCGGAGTGACGTTCAACGGCTCCGGCTTCTACCGCACCGACTCGCGTGCGAGCGGCGGATCCTCCTCGGGTGGCGGCACGAGCACGTCTTCGACATCATCGAAGTCTGAGGCAAAGGCCTCACCCGCACCGTCGGGTTCGTGAGCCGGGTCGCCCGGCCGTCATCGAGGGGGCTGCACCCATGATCAAGGGCTTCAGGGACTTCATCACCCGCGGCAATGTCATCGACCTCGCGGTCGCGGTCGTCATCGGCGCGGCGTTCACCGCGATCGTGACGGCGCTCGTCGAGGGCTTCATCAACCCGCTCATCGGGCTCATCTTCCAGGTGGGCGATCTGAGCAAGTGGGTGTGGGTCGTTCCCTCGCTGACCGGTGGAGGCAAGTCGACGTTCGCGATCGGCGGGATCCTCGGCGCGATCATCAACTTCCTCGCCGTGGCCGTGATCGTCTACTTCGTCTTCGTGTACCCGATGAACAGGTTCAAGGAGCGCGCAGCGGCGAAGGCCGGCGTCGCCGAGGAGGAGGCCTCCGACCTCCCGACCGAGCAGGAGCTGCTCATCCAGATCCGCGACCTTCTGGCGACCCAGACTCCCCCCACAGGTCGCTGAGCGAAGCCCCTCTCCCTCACCGGGTCGTTGAGCGAGCGAAGCGAGGTTCCCTCGCGGGTCGTTGAGCGAGCGAAGCGAGACGAAACGTACCCCGCGTCAGGTTTCGATACGGCGCCGGGGCGCCTACTCACCCTTG harbors:
- a CDS encoding large exoprotein → MGGQVLGGGVVVLVAVVLWLVYLLPSWHSRRQYDAAERNAVRLNQALRVLAETSETPQEVRLELNARTALAQQKLARRALAEREHAALEHARIDLDHARLEKIAARELPEARRARARRRTRLALTTTTLAALALALLGGWLVVQTGAQALLWTSVAVAAGCAVMLRRMARVTARAAVREVLPDAVVRRDLAVQDLELAPARAGWQPRELPRPLTASAGSRAARVLDAEAARAALEQAGVHEAMRERAEALRPASIQTARLARTASDDEIEAHVRALLAQRAVGQ
- a CDS encoding GNAT family N-acetyltransferase, translating into MDLSGPRQHGKVSIRLVRQRDARTLQNELMTNRAWLRRWEATSPDGVVSMDMRASVRRLLQQYRDGQGVPFVMEWDGELAGTLNVWGIARGSLSSATIGYWVSERFAGRGITPTGVALATDVCFRELNLHRMEICIRPENLASLRVVEKLGFRYEGMRRRFIHIDGDWRDHYAFALVREEVPGGVLQRWLQGRAPQDAAAIPPADRLRT
- the galU gene encoding UTP--glucose-1-phosphate uridylyltransferase GalU; this encodes MPPAKSFKAVIPAAGLGTRFLPATKAMPKEMLPVVDKPAIQYVVEEAVQAGIDDILVIIGRNKNAISNHFDAVPELEVKLKDKGDDDRLRRVMASSDLADIHFVRQGEPKGLGHAVLRAKAHVGDHPFAVLLGDDLIDERDELLTLMLAEHERTGAAIVALMEVSPDHIHMYGAAAVERDGDDADVVTVTGLVEKPKAEDAPSNLAVIGRYVLAPSVFEILERTEPGKGGEIQLTDALQELAADPDGPGVRGVIFRGRRYDTGDRVDYIKAIVQLAADRDDLGPDLRPWFKEFAAGL
- a CDS encoding 5-formyltetrahydrofolate cyclo-ligase is translated as MSDAIADAKRALRADLRERRQNLSSSARDAAAAGIRSQLDALVERVGARSISCFLSTPTEPGTREFVNAAVARGIRVLLPVTRADGLLDWAVAGDGDDIVEGMFGLPEPVGELLSPMAVNDVDLLVIPAAAVDRTGMRLGWGRGYFDKTIGSMENCPPVYAVIFDSELVDDVPRDLHDQPVTGVVTPTQTLELAPTRR
- a CDS encoding FmdB family zinc ribbon protein, whose amino-acid sequence is MPTYAYACRACGHRFDAVQSFADPTLTECPECGGELRKEYGSIGVTFNGSGFYRTDSRASGGSSSGGGTSTSSTSSKSEAKASPAPSGS
- the mscL gene encoding large conductance mechanosensitive channel protein MscL — protein: MIKGFRDFITRGNVIDLAVAVVIGAAFTAIVTALVEGFINPLIGLIFQVGDLSKWVWVVPSLTGGGKSTFAIGGILGAIINFLAVAVIVYFVFVYPMNRFKERAAAKAGVAEEEASDLPTEQELLIQIRDLLATQTPPTGR